One genomic window of Limanda limanda chromosome 16, fLimLim1.1, whole genome shotgun sequence includes the following:
- the LOC133022004 gene encoding gamma-crystallin M3-like codes for MSNTGMNMRGKIIFYEEKNFQGRNYECMSDSSDMTSYLNRCQSCRVESGCFMVYDRTNYMGNQFFMRRGEYSDYMSMMGMRDCIKSCRMIPMHRGQFRMKIYERENFGGQSNELMDDCDNIQGRYRMSECQSCQVQDGHWLMYEQPNYRGKMMYMRPGEYRSFRDMGMSGTRFMSMKRIGDSCY; via the exons ATGAGCAACACCGGCATGAACATGAGGGGAAAG ATCATCTTCTACGAGGAGAAGAACTTCCAGGGTCGCAACTATGAGTGCATGAGCGACTCCTCCGACATGACCTCCTACCTGAACAGGTGCCAGTCCTGCAGGGTGGAGAGCGGCTGCTTCATGGTCTACGACCGCACCAACTACATGGGAAACCAGTTCTTCATGAGGAGGGGCGAGTACTCCGACTACATGAGCATGATGGGAATGAGGGACTGCATCAAGTCTTGTCGCATGATCCCCATG CACCGTGGCCAGTTCAGGATGAAGATCTACGAGAGGGAGAACTTCGGCGGTCAGAGCAACGAGCTGATGGACGACTGCGACAACATCCAGGGCCGCTACCGCATGTCCGAGTGCCAGTCCTGCCAGGTGCAGGATGGCCACTGGCTGATGTACGAACAACCCAACTACAGAGGCAAGATGATGTACATGAGGCCCGGAGAGTACAGGAGCTTCAGGGACATGGGCATGAGCGGCACCAGGTTCATGAGCATGAAGCGCATCGGGGATTCCTGCTACTAA
- the LOC133022003 gene encoding gamma-crystallin M3-like has translation MSNTGMNMRGKIIFYEEKNFQGRTYECMSDCSDMTSYLNRCQSCRVESGCFMVYDRTNYMGNQYFMRRGEYSDYMSMMGMRDCIKSCRMIPMHRGQFRMKIYERENFGGQSNELMDDCDNIQDRYRMSECQSCQVQDGHWLMYEQPHYRGKMMYMRPGEYRSFRDMGMSGTRFMSMRRITDSCN, from the exons ATGAGCAACACCGGCATGAACATGAGGGGAAAG atcaTCTTCTACGAGGAGAAGAACTTCCAGGGTCGCACCTACGAGTGCATGAGCGACTGCTCCGACATGACCTCCTACCTGAACAGGTGCCAGTCCTGCAGGGTGGAGAGCGGCTGCTTCATGGTCTACGACCGCACCAACTACATGGGAAACCAGTACTTCATGAGGAGGGGCGAGTACTCCGACTACATGAGCATGATGGGAATGAGGGACTGCATCAAGTCTTGTCGCATGATCCCCATG CACCGTGGCCAGTTCAGGATGAAGATCTACGAGAGGGAGAACTTCGGCGGTCAGAGCAACGAGCTGATGGACGACTGCGACAACATCCAGGACCGCTACCGCATGTCCGAGTGCCAGTCCTGCCAGGTGCAGGACGGCCACTGGCTGATGTACGAGCAGCCCCACTACAGAGGCAAGATGATGTACATGAGGCCCGGAGAGTACAGGAGCTTCAGGGACATGGGCATGAGCGGCACCAGGTTCATGAGCATGAGGCGCATCACGGATTCCTGCAACTAA
- the LOC133022014 gene encoding gamma-crystallin M3-like, which produces MSNTGMNMRGKIIFYEEKNFQGRTYECMSDCSDMTSYLNRCQSCRVESGCFMVYDRTNYMGNQYFMRRGEYSDYMSMMGMRDCIKSCRMIPMHRGQFRMKIYERENFGGQSNELMDDCDNIQDRYRMSECQSCQVQDGHWLMYEQPNYRGKMMYMRPGEYRSFRDMGMSGTRFMSMRRITDSCN; this is translated from the exons ATGAGCAACACCGGCATGAACATGAGGGGAAAG ATCATCTTCTACGAGGAGAAGAACTTCCAGGGTCGCACCTACGAGTGCATGAGCGACTGCTCCGACATGACCTCCTACCTGAACAGGTGCCAGTCCTGCAGGGTGGAGAGCGGCTGCTTCATGGTCTACGACCGCACCAACTACATGGGAAACCAGTACTTCATGAGGAGGGGCGAGTACTCCGACTACATGAGCATGATGGGAATGAGGGACTGCATCAAGTCTTGTCGCATGATCCCCATG CACCGTGGCCAGTTCAGGATGAAGATCTATGAGAGGGAGAACTTCGGCGGTCAGAGCAACGAGCTGATGGACGACTGCGACAACATCCAGGATCGCTACCGCATGTCCGAGTGCCAGTCCTGCCAGGTGCAGGACGGCCACTGGCTGATGTACGAGCAGCCCAACTACAGAGGCAAGATGATGTACATGAGGCCCGGAGAGTACAGGAGCTTCAGGGACATGGGCATGAGCGGCACCAGGTTCATGAGCATGAGGCGCATCACGGATTCCTGCAACTAA
- the LOC133022013 gene encoding gamma-crystallin M3-like: MSNTGMNMRGKIIFYEEKNFQGRTYECMSDCSDMTSYLNRCQSCRVESGCFMVYDRTNYMGNQYFMRRGEYSDYMSMMGMRDCIKSCRMIPMHRGQFRMKIYERENFSGQSNELMDDCDNIQDRYRMSECQSCQVQDGHWLMYEQPNYRGKMMYMRPGEYRSFRDMGMSGTRFMSMRRITDSCN; encoded by the exons ATGAGCAACACCGGCATGAACATGAGGGGAAAG ATCATCTTCTACGAGGAGAAGAACTTCCAGGGTCGCACCTACGAGTGCATGAGCGACTGCTCCGACATGACCTCCTACCTGAACAGGTGCCAGTCCTGCAGGGTGGAGAGCGGCTGCTTCATGGTCTACGACCGCACCAACTACATGGGAAACCAGTACTTCATGAGGAGGGGCGAGTACTCCGACTACATGAGCATGATGGGAATGAGGGACTGCATCAAGTCTTGTCGCATGATCCCCATG CACCGTGGCCAGTTCAGGATGAAGATCTACGAGAGGGAGAACTTCAGCGGTCAGAGCAACGAGCTGATGGACGACTGCGACAACATCCAGGACCGCTACCGCATGTCCGAGTGCCAGTCCTGCCAGGTGCAGGACGGCCACTGGCTGATGTACGAGCAGCCCAACTACAGAGGCAAGATGATGTACATGAGGCCCGGAGAGTACAGGAGCTTCAGGGACATGGGCATGAGCGGCACCAGGTTCATGAGCATGAGGCGCATCACGGATTCCTGCAACTAA
- the LOC133021458 gene encoding gamma-crystallin M2-like, with the protein MSNTGMNMRGKIIFYEEKNFQGRTYECMSDCSDMTSYLNRCQSCRVESGCFMVYDRTNYMGNQYFMRRGEYSDYMSMMGMRDCIKSCRMIPMHRGQFRMKIYERENFGGQSNEFMDDCDNIQDRYRMSECQSCQVQDGHWLMYEQPNYRGKMMYMRPGEYRSFRDMGMSGTRFMSMRRIGDSWY; encoded by the exons ATGAGCAACACCGGCATGAACATGAGGGGAAAG ATCATCTTCTACGAGGAGAAGAACTTCCAGGGTCGCACCTACGAGTGCATGAGCGACTGCTCCGACATGACCTCCTACCTGAACAGGTGCCAGTCCTGCAGGGTGGAGAGCGGCTGCTTCATGGTCTACGACCGCACCAACTACATGGGAAACCAGTACTTCATGAGGAGGGGCGAGTACTCCGACTACATGAGCATGATGGGAATGAGGGACTGCATCAAGTCTTGTCGCATGATCCCCATG CACCGTGGCCAGTTCAGGATGAAGATCTACGAGAGGGAGAACTTCGGCGGTCAGAGCAACGAGTTTATGGACGACTGCGACAACATCCAGGACCGCTACCGCATGTCCGAGTGCCAGTCCTGCCAGGTGCAGGACGGCCACTGGCTGATGTATGAGCAGCCCAACTACAGAGGCAAGATGATGTACATGAGGCCCGGAGAGTACAGGAGCTTCAGGGACATGGGCATGAGCGGCACCAGGTTCATGAGCATGAGGCGCATTGGGGATTCCTGGTACTAA
- the LOC133021455 gene encoding gamma-crystallin M3-like produces the protein MSNTGMNMRGKIIFYEEKNFQGRTYECMSDCSDMTSYLNRCQSCRVESGCFMVYDRTNYMGNQFFMRRGEYSDYMSMMGMRDCIKSCRMIPMHRGQFRMKIYERENFGGQSNELMDDCENIQDRYRMSECQSCQVQDGHWLMYEQPHYRGQMMYMRPGEYRSFRDMGMSGTRFMSMRRITDSCN, from the exons ATGAGCAACACCGGCATGAACATGAGGGGAAAG atcaTCTTCTACGAGGAGAAGAACTTCCAGGGTCGCACCTACGAGTGCATGAGCGACTGCTCCGACATGACCTCCTACCTGAACAGGTGCCAGTCCTGCAGGGTGGAGAGCGGCTGCTTCATGGTCTACGACCGCACCAACTACATGGGAAACCAGTTCTTCATGAGGAGGGGCGAGTACTCCGACTACATGAGCATGATGGGAATGAGGGACTGCATCAAGTCTTGTCGCATGATCCCCATG CACCGTGGCCAGTTCAGGATGAAGATCTACGAGAGGGAGAACTTCGGCGGTCAGAGCAACGAGCTGATGGACGACTGTGAGAACATCCAGGATCGCTACCGCATGTCCGAGTGCCAGTCCTGCCAGGTGCAGGACGGCCACTGGCTGATGTACGAGCAGCCCCATTACAGAGGCCAGATGATGTACATGAGGCCCGGAGAGTACAGGAGCTTCAGGGACATGGGCATGAGCGGCACCAGGTTCATGAGCATGAGGCGCATCACGGATTCCTGCAACTAA
- the LOC133021456 gene encoding gamma-crystallin M2-like: MSNTDMNMRGKIIFYEEKNFQGRTYECMSDSSDMTSYLNRCQSCRVESGCFMVYDRTNYMGNQHFMRRGEYSDYMSMMGMRDCIKSCRMIPMHRGQFRMKIYERENFGGQSNELMDDCDNIQDRYRMSECQSCQVQDGHWLMYEQPNYRGKMMYMRPGEYRSFRDMGMSGTRFMSMRRIGDSWY, from the exons ATGAGCAACACCGACATGAACATGAGGGGAAAG ATCATCTTCTACGAGGAGAAGAACTTCCAGGGTCGCACCTATGAGTGCATGAGCGACTCCTCCGACATGACCTCCTACCTGAACAGGTGCCAGTCCTGCAGGGTGGAGAGCGGCTGCTTCATGGTCTACGACCGCACCAACTACATGGGAAACCAGCACTTCATGAGGAGGGGCGAGTACTCCGACTACATGAGCATGATGGGAATGAGGGACTGCATCAAGTCTTGTCGCATGATCCCCATG CACCGTGGCCAGTTCAGGATGAAGATCTACGAGAGGGAGAACTTCGGCGGTCAGAGCAACGAGCTGATGGACGACTGCGACAACATCCAGGACCGCTACCGCATGTCCGAGTGCCAGTCCTGCCAGGTGCAGGACGGCCACTGGCTGATGTACGAGCAGCCCAACTACAGAGGCAAGATGATGTACATGAGGCCCGGAGAGTACAGGAGCTTCAGGGACATGGGCATGAGCGGCACCAGGTTCATGAGCATGAGGCGCATCGGGGATTCCTGGTACTAA
- the LOC133021457 gene encoding gamma-crystallin M2-like: protein MSNTGMNMRGKIIFYEEKNFQGRTYECMSDSSDMTSYLNRCQSCRVESGCFMVYDRTNYMGNQHFMRRGEYSDYMSMMGMRDCIKSCRMIPMHRGQFRMKIYERENFSGQSNELMDDCDNIQGRYRMSECQSCQVQDGHWLMYEQPNYRGKMMYMRPGEYRSFRDMGMSGTRFMSMRRIGDSWY, encoded by the exons ATGAGCAACACCGGCATGAACATGAGGGGAAAG ATCATCTTCTACGAGGAGAAGAACTTCCAGGGTCGCACCTATGAGTGCATGAGCGACTCCTCCGACATGACCTCCTACCTGAACAGGTGCCAGTCCTGCAGGGTGGAGAGCGGCTGCTTCATGGTTTACGACCGCACCAACTACATGGGAAACCAGCACTTCATGAGGAGGGGCGAGTACTCCGACTACATGAGCATGATGGGAATGAGGGACTGCATCAAGTCTTGTCGCATGATCCCCATG CACCGTGGCCAGTTCAGGATGAAGATCTACGAGAGGGAGAACTTCAGCGGTCAGAGCAACGAGCTGATGGACGACTGCGACAACATCCAGGGCCGCTACCGCATGTCCGAGTGCCAGTCCTGCCAGGTGCAGGATGGCCACTGGCTGATGTACGAGCAGCCCAACTACAGAGGCAAGATGATGTACATGAGGCCCGGAGAGTACAGGAGCTTCAGGGACATGGGCATGAGCGGCACCAGGTTCATGAGCATGAGGCGCATTGGGGATTCCTGGTACTAA
- the LOC133021901 gene encoding gamma-crystallin M3-like — protein MTNTGMNMRGKIIFYEEKNFQGRTYECMSDCSDMTSYLNRCQSCRVESGCFMVYDRTNYMGNQYFMRRGEYSDYMSMMGMRDCIKSCRMIPMHRGQFRMKIYERENFSGQSNEMMDDCDNIQDRYRMSECQSCQVQDGHWLMYEQPNYRGKMMYMRPGEYRSFRDMGMSGTRFMSMRRITDSCN, from the exons ATGACCAACACCGGCATGAACATGAGGGGAAAG atcaTCTTCTACGAGGAGAAGAACTTCCAGGGTCGCACCTACGAGTGCATGAGCGACTGCTCCGACATGACCTCCTACCTGAACAGGTGCCAGTCCTGCAGGGTGGAGAGCGGCTGCTTCATGGTCTACGACCGCACCAACTACATGGGAAACCAGTACTTCATGAGGAGGGGCGAGTACTCCGACTACATGAGCATGATGGGAATGAGGGACTGCATCAAGTCTTGTCGCATGATCCCCATG CACCGTGGCCAGTTCAGGATGAAGATCTACGAGAGGGAGAACTTCAGCGGTCAGAGCAACGAGATGATGGACGACTGCGACAACATCCAGGATCGCTACCGCATGTCCGAGTGCCAGTCCTGCCAGGTGCAGGACGGCCACTGGCTGATGTACGAGCAGCCCAACTACAGAGGCAAGATGATGTACATGAGGCCCGGAGAGTACAGGAGCTTCAGGGACATGGGCATGAGTGGCACCAGGTTCATGAGCATGAGGCGCATCACGGATTCCTGCAACTAA
- the LOC133021902 gene encoding gamma-crystallin M2-like has product MSNTGMNMRGKIIFYEEKNFQGRNYECMSDSSDMTSYLNRSNSCRVESGCFMVYDRTNYMGNQFFMKRGEYSDYMSMMGMRDCIKSCRMIPMHRGQFRMKIYERENFSGQSNELMDDCDNIQDRYRMSECQSCQVQDGHWLMYEQPNYRGKMMYMRPGEYRSFRDMGMSGTRFMSMRRIGDSWY; this is encoded by the exons ATGAGCAACACCGGCATGAACATGAGGGGAAAG atcaTCTTCTACGAGGAGAAGAACTTCCAGGGTCGCAACTACGAGTGCATGAGCGACTCCTCCGACATGACCTCCTACCTGAACAGGTCCAACTCCTGCAGGGTGGAGAGCGGCTGCTTCATGGTCTACGACCGCACCAACTACATGGGAAACCAGTTCTTCATGAAGAGGGGCGAGTACTCCGACTACATGAGCATGATGGGAATGAGGGACTGCATCAAGTCTTGTCGCATGATCCCCATG CACCGTGGCCAGTTCAGGATGAAGATCTACGAGAGGGAGAACTTCAGCGGTCAGAGCAACGAGCTGATGGACGACTGCGACAACATCCAGGACCGCTACCGCATGTCCGAGTGCCAGTCCTGCCAGGTGCAGGACGGCCACTGGCTGATGTACGAGCAGCCCAACTACAGAGGCAAGATGATGTACATGAGGCCCGGAGAGTACAGGAGCTTCAGGGACATGGGCATGAGCGGCACCAGGTTCATGAGCATGAGGCGCATCGGGGATTCCTGGTACTAA
- the LOC133021645 gene encoding gamma-crystallin M3-like — protein MLLQIIFYEERNFQGRTYECMSDCSDMSSYLNKCQSCRVESGCFMVYDRTNYMGNQYYMRRGEYADYMSMMGMSGGIKSCRMIPMHRGQFRMKIYERENFGGQSNDLQDDCENIMERYRMSDCMSSQVQDGHWLMYEQPNYRGKMMYLRPGEYRSFRDMGMSSSKFMSMKRINDMC, from the exons ATGTTGCTACAGATCATCTTCTACGAGGAGAGGAACTTCCAGGGCCGCACCTATGAGTGCATGAGCGACTGCTCCGACATGTCCTCCTACCTGAACAAGTGCCAGTCCTGCAGGGTGGAGAGCGGCTGCTTCATGGTCTACGACCGCACCAACTACATGGGAAACCAGTACTACATGAGGAGGGGCGAGTACGCCGACTACATGAGCATGATGGGAATGAGCGGTGGTATCAAGTCTTGCCGTATGATCCCCATG CACCGTGGCCAGTTCAGGATGAAGATCTACGAGAGGGAGAACTTCGGTGGTCAGagcaacgacctgcaggacgaCTGTGAGAACATCATGGAGCGTTACCGCATGTCTGACTGCATGTCCAGCCAGGTGCAGGACGGCCACTGGCTGATGTACGAGCAGCCCAACTACAGAGGCAAGATGATGTACCTGAGGCCCGGAGAGTACAGGAGCTTCAGGGACATGGGCATGAGCAGCAGCAAGTTCATGAGCATGAAGCGCATCAACGACATGTGCTAG
- the LOC133021957 gene encoding gamma-crystallin M3-like: MHGKIIFYEDKNFQGRSYETSSDCADMSSHLSRCHSCKVESGCFMVYDRPNYMGQQYFLRRGEYSDYQRMMGFGDCVRSCRMIPMHKGSYKIRLYEMENFGGQKNEMQEDCDNFQDRYRMSDCQSCNVMDGHWLMYEQPRYKGRMMYLRPGEYRSFRDMGYDGMKFSSIRRINDSC, encoded by the exons ATGCACGGCAAG ATCATCTTCTACGAGGACAAGAACTTCCAGGGTCGCTCCTATGAGACCAGCAGCGACTGCGCCGACATGTCCTCCCACCTGAGCAGGTGTCACTCCTGCAAGGTGGAGAGCGGCTGCTTCATGGTCTACGACCGTCCCAACTACATGGGCCAGCAGTACTTCCTGAGGAGGGGCGAGTACTCCGACTACCAGCGCATGATGGGCTTCGGCGACTGCGTCAGGTCCTGTCGCATGATCCCGATG CACAAGGGCTCCTACAAAATTAGGCTCTACGAGATGGAGAACTTCGGAGGCCAGAAGAACGAGATGCAGGAAGACTGCGACAACTTCCAGGACCGCTACCGCATGTCCGACTGCCAGTCCTGCAACGTGATGGACGGCCACTGGCTGATGTACGAGCAGCCACGCTACAAAGGCAGGATGATGTACCTGAGGCCCGGAGAGTACAGGAGCTTCAGGGACATGGGATACGATGGAATGAAGTTCAGCTCCATCAGACGCATCAATGACTCCTGTTAA